A stretch of the Lytechinus variegatus isolate NC3 chromosome 5, Lvar_3.0, whole genome shotgun sequence genome encodes the following:
- the LOC121414937 gene encoding uncharacterized protein LOC121414937 isoform X1 codes for MGAFMTASHLVFVMLVFVICSVNGQNKCYNCFGLGSTNSLLAQTASQYPISSCADIGQQTETSDCTGKCFVQNFTVNYNFQQASISSMDVEYLILGCGGKKSADGCQDFSQLPNFDEVKRQTENVVAKHGGRVTSMQGEACFCSGNLCNSATSNARTSVSLITLCLATYSIAKMTLWN; via the exons GGGCATTTATGACTGCAAGTCATCTTGTCTTTGTGATGCTGGTCTTCGTCATTTGTTCGG TGAATGGGCAGAATAAATGCTACAACTGTTTCGGGCTTGGTTCAACGAATTCACTCCTAGCGCAGACAGCAAGCCAGTACCCCATATCGAGCTGTGCGGATATCGGACAACAAACGGAAACAAGTGATTGTACTGGAAAATGCTTCGTACAAAACTTCACCGTTAATTACAACTTTCAACAAG CAAGTATATCAAGCATGGACGTCGAGTACCTGATTCTTGGCTGCGGTGGAAAGAAATCAGCTGATGGCTGTCAGGACTTTTCTCAGTTACCCAACTTTGATGAAGTCAAAAGGCAGACAGAGAACGTAGTCGCAAAGCACGGAGGTCGGGTCACCAGCATGCAGGGAGAAGCGTGTTTCTGCTCCGGGAATCTCTGTAACTCGGCCACGTCCAACGCCAGAACGAGTGTCAGCTTGATAACTCTCTGTTTGGCGACCTACTCGATAGCGAAGATGACGCTTTGGAACTAG
- the LOC121414937 gene encoding uncharacterized protein LOC121414937 isoform X2, which produces MVNGQNKCYNCFGLGSTNSLLAQTASQYPISSCADIGQQTETSDCTGKCFVQNFTVNYNFQQASISSMDVEYLILGCGGKKSADGCQDFSQLPNFDEVKRQTENVVAKHGGRVTSMQGEACFCSGNLCNSATSNARTSVSLITLCLATYSIAKMTLWN; this is translated from the exons TGAATGGGCAGAATAAATGCTACAACTGTTTCGGGCTTGGTTCAACGAATTCACTCCTAGCGCAGACAGCAAGCCAGTACCCCATATCGAGCTGTGCGGATATCGGACAACAAACGGAAACAAGTGATTGTACTGGAAAATGCTTCGTACAAAACTTCACCGTTAATTACAACTTTCAACAAG CAAGTATATCAAGCATGGACGTCGAGTACCTGATTCTTGGCTGCGGTGGAAAGAAATCAGCTGATGGCTGTCAGGACTTTTCTCAGTTACCCAACTTTGATGAAGTCAAAAGGCAGACAGAGAACGTAGTCGCAAAGCACGGAGGTCGGGTCACCAGCATGCAGGGAGAAGCGTGTTTCTGCTCCGGGAATCTCTGTAACTCGGCCACGTCCAACGCCAGAACGAGTGTCAGCTTGATAACTCTCTGTTTGGCGACCTACTCGATAGCGAAGATGACGCTTTGGAACTAG